A genomic segment from Rhizoctonia solani chromosome 11, complete sequence encodes:
- a CDS encoding C2H2 zinc finger, with the protein MGYADMSQSGQRYSQTMQYPQDSVDGGQYINQDVSLLWPPASADAMTYRRRYEPTSALPSEPRNPMPRHPSGEVPMASVHEAREFVPVPSQPFYESNAPVSRPTSGRSPNIGQSTSALALERPYVCDICQTRFARHHDCRRHRETHVVNASGEKPHHCVVCGKSFTRKDALKRHTNQKAVISMRLLLVHLRDLPARHLHHLHNKYPRHSIPSVTFLRCPAPAIAIDRRCDGAWL; encoded by the exons ATGGGCTACGCCGACATGTCCCAGTCGGGACAGCGTTATTCTCAGACTATGCAGTATCCTCAGGACTCGGTTGATGGTGGAcagtatataaaccaggatG TCTCACTCCTATGGCCCCCGGCTAGCGCCGATGCAATGACCTATCGTCGTCGATACGAACCAACCAGTGCTTTACCCTCAGAACCCAGAAATCCTATGCCTCGCCATCCGAGTGGCGAGGTACCTATGGCGTCTGTTCATGAAGCACGGGAGTTTGTACCAGTCCCCTCACAGCCCTTTTACGAATCCAATGCTCCCGTTTCCCGACCTA CTTCTGGTCGAAGCCCTAATATTGGACAGTCTACTTCGGCTCTTGCTCTGGAAAGGCCATACGTCTGCGACATTTGCCAAACTCGATTTGCAAGGCACCATGACTGCCGGCGTCACCGAGAAACCCACGTGGTGAATGCCTCTGGGGAGAAACCCCACCATTGCGTTGTGTGCGGAAAG TCTTTCACACGAAAGGATGCGCTGAAACG GCACACAAATCAAAAGGCTGTGATATCAATGCGGCTTCTGCTAGTACACCTGCGCGATCTTCCCGCTcgtcatcttcatcatctccACAACAAGTACCCGCGACATTCTATCCCGTCAGTAACCTTCCTCAGATGTCCGGCTCCGGCCATCGCTATTGATCGGCGGTGCGACGGTGCCTGGCTATAA
- a CDS encoding mitogen activated protein kinase kinase, with translation MSTHPARPMGPRRALPKPPAEMVAALGPPPSALDQHPPQPAYLGALGPSATPIPSPMPSPGLGFQTPPPPPPLPNANTSLGPGDVMRSSRMGVYGQTQQTQRPQLSLQQPSYRNDPPTPSVAPLNIQRARPRVEVPRQAIPSDIDSADADDEKVSRIVTRRATGGSRPSGLGQVIDERSPVPSDNYQQFGGHDPQPVYPQGASYLQPYDAPSPGPTKSRIGNPAKPRPVLGLRTASGSALPDEDAPAQQHQVDTSASLPSLKPKLQLALGPAKPKLGLAMPGASSSSGGGLKLDVNAHPPSDEDDDADYSYYGFKPTQFYDHHASRHPTAKPQGAGGGLDELRRAIGELRMPELEEELEIRGLGQGSGSGSGGVEGEEHQTQPQEWSDELLEVVSRLGEGAGGAVSKVVDKRNGRVMARKTIPTGTVPARQLLRELQFSKLVHPNLIVCYGAYITAPPSDDNSGGMSRLARRDRAPNETRHANVRIGEKVIARLAEGVLKGLDYMHSNKVTHRDIKPSNILVTKAGVVKLCDFGVSGELDMSLANTFTGTSWYMAPERITGHPYSIRADVWSTGLTFLELAQNRFPYPPDLGPIELLTYIVNGEVPELDDEPGDENGNGAIHWSDGMKSFIKQSLRIDAATRPTPREMLQHPWIQESMARKLDMSKWIREVWGWEKPPKLKRTSQRLDELGFFLFCVD, from the exons ATGTCGACGCATCCAGCGCGCCCAATGGGACCCCGACGTGCGCTGCCCAAGCCACCTGCAGAGATGGTGGCTGCGCTGGGACCACCGCCGTCGGCACTGGACCAACATCCTCCGCAACCGGCGTATCTGGGCGCACTCGGGCCGTCTGCGACACCGATTCCTAGTCCGATGCCCAGTCCTGGTCTGGGATTCCAAACCCCGCCCCCGCCGCCTCCGTTGCCCAATGCCAACACGTCCCTCGGCCCAGGCGACGTCATGCGCAGTTCGCGTATGGGTGTATATGGCCAGACCCAGCAGACCCAGCGCCCACAGCTCTCGCTCCAGCAGCCATCGTACAGAAACGACCCACCGACGCCCAGTGTCGCACCGCTCAACATCCAACGGGCCCGTCCTCGGGTAGAAGTCCCGCGCCAGGCGATCCCATCAGACATCGACTCGGCCGATGCCGACGACGAAAAGGTCAGTCGCATCGTCACCAGGCGCGCAACCGGCGGATCCAGGCCGAGCGGTCTCGGCCAGGTCATCGACGAGCGCTCCCCGGTCCCGAGCGACAACTACCAGCAGTTTGGTGGCCACGATCCTCAGCCAGTCTATCCCCAGGGTGCCAGCTACCTCCAGCCCTACGACGCACCCTCTCCTGGCCCCACCAAGTCCCGTATCGGCAATCCTGCCAAACCACGTCCGGTCCTGGGTCTGCGCACCGCCTCGGGGAGCGCCCTTCCCGACGAGGATGCTCCTGCTCAGCAACACCAAGTAGACACATCTGCAAGTCTCCCATCCCTCAAACCCAAACTCCAACTCGCCCTCGGGCCCGCCAAACCCAAACTCGGTCTCGCTATGCCTGgtgcatcatcatcatcaggAGGGGGACTAAAACTCGATGTGAATGCCCACCCACCGAGCGACGAAGACGACGACGCAGACTATTCCTACTATGGCTTCAAACCCA CCCAATTCTACGACCACCATGCGTCCCGGCACCCAACCGCCAAGCCCCAgggcgctggtggaggcctCGACGAGCTGCGTCGCGCCATCGGAGAGCTACGCATGCCTGAGCTCGAGGAAGAACTCGAGATCAGGGGTCTGGGCCAGGGAAGTGGTAGTGGCAGCGGTGGTGTCGAGGGCGAGGAGCACCAAACTCAACCCCAAGAATGGTCCGACGAGCTCCTCGAGGTCGTCAGCAGGCTTGGTGAAGGTGCCGGAGGTGCCGTGAGCAAAGTCGTCGATAAACGCAACGGAAGGGTTATGGCTCGAAAG ACCATCCCGACGGGCACGGTTCCCGCGCGCCAACTCTTGCGCGAACTCCAATTCTCCAAACTCGTGCATCCGAACCTCATCGTCTGCTACGGCGCATACATCACCGCGCCGCCCTCGGACGATAACAGCGGCGGCATGTC GCGGCTCGCTCGACGCGATCGCGCGCCAAATGAAACACGGCACGCCAATGTGCGGATCGGCGAAAAAGTTATTGCGCGCCTCGCCGAGGGCGTTTTGAAAGGTTTGGACTATATGCACAGCAACAAGGTGACGCACCGCGACATCAAACCGAGCAATATCCTCGTCACCAAGGCCGGCGTCGTCAAGTTGTGTGATTTCGGCGTGAGCGGCGAGTTGGACATGAGTCTTGCGAACACGTTTACCGGGACGAGTTGGTACATGGCT CCCGAGCGCATAACGGGCCATCCGTATTCGATCCGCGCGGACGTGTGGTCCACGGGTCTCACGTTCCTCGAACTTGCGCAAAACCGGTTCCCGTATCCGCCTGATTTGGGACCTATCGAATTGTTGACGTATATTGTCAACGGCGAG GTTCCAGAACTCGATGACGAACCCGGTGACGAAAATGGAAACGGCGCGATTCACTGGAGCGATGGCATGAAGTCGTTTATCAAACAATC TTTGCGCATCGACGCGGCTACACGCCCGACGCCGCGGGAGATGCTCCAGCACCCCTGGATTCAGGAAAGTATGGCCCGAAAACTTGACATGTCCAAGTGGATCCGGGAGGTGTGGGGATGGGAAAAGCCGCCCAAGCTCAAGAGGACGAGCCAGCGTCTTGATGAGCTcggtttttttttgttttgcgTGGATTGA
- a CDS encoding Fungal specific transcription factor domain, with protein sequence MPDEASSLICAKGRLTAAIELTAYKFVVSNNTSGYTFLRRTAPPQGRISVQKILSLGVIELCYFVWVDVMSSTLLGTTPLLHYDTTIDASEKLCSKNLMEYFNGCPQEFISWFASISAMRLTTKQYNSHSPQIDCRPIESAIQEWGPVIDQTDLSRDAITRLAVIEGWRHAHLIYLNMGVGGVTSMDPKVQSSVKQIIQLSHVVKGPKLYERHMFAPAILGLFRLELAHIWSRSARASYKF encoded by the exons ATGCCAGACGAGGCTTCAAGCTTGATCTGTGCTAAAGGCCGACTCACCGCAGCCATCGAA CTCACGGCTTACAAGTTTGTTGTCTCTAACAATACGTCTGGCTACACATTCTTGAGAAGAACAGCGCCCCCACAAGGCAGAATTTCTGTACAAAAAATACTGTCTCTCGGAGTTATAGAGCTATGTTACTTCGTCTGGGTCGACGTTATGTCTTCGACGCTTCTTGGAACAACCCCACTTCTGCACTATGATACTACCATTGATGCATCGGAGAAACTATGCTCAAAAAATCTTATGGAATATTTCAACGGATGCCCACAAGAATTTATTTCTTGGTTTGCAAGCATTAGTGCAATGCGGTTGACCACCAAACAGTACAATAGCCATTCGCCCCAAATAGACTGCCGACCCATAGAATCAGCAATTCAAGAATGGGGGCCGGTCATTGACCAAACCGACCTCTCGAGAGATGCCATTACACGACTAGCGGTCATAGAGGGCTGGAGACACGCGCATCTAATTTATCTGAATATG GGCGTGGGCGGGGTTACCTCGATGGACCCCAAAGTGCAGTCCTCGGTCAAGCAGATCATTCAACTTTCTCATGTTGTGAAAGGTCCAAAGCTATATGAACGCCATATGTTTGCCCCTGCCATCCTT GGTTTGTTCAGGCTGGAGCTTGCGCACATCTGGAGTCGCAGCGCCAGAGCATCCTACAAATTCTAG
- a CDS encoding Fungal specific transcription factor domain translates to MIDTYGGSYNPSFVFNLPPTISPNPLFSGQIIDFILAQYEPVLEMVFFRPTREMLDFARQKLIVRLQESNLTHWSMYIGARIFQALMKYGKRADLRFLEKCVQRMGEHVCSQTTRDGSLTGALHALSGGLESKHLHPQTTNSVGSYSSTRSHFILGVAPTIAYDTTMPVVRTPIECNGLPGSIHPTEWMHGSPIELTALIIKISLWRAKHPDIQCAPESTWKPLEIEAWAWAPRVASPGALNEPNQMVIRMAVQEGWRHAGLIYLYMGMCGCMSDDPRVQASVRQIVQLLQILQPDLTTRSHYFIPCLIASICTPSEKHRTELRNAFVKVEEHLPWLFRALDYRNLVDHLWHGAAAGGKPVRWEDYINSRRAVMPID, encoded by the exons ATGATCGATACCTATGGAGGATCATATAATCCTTCATTTGTGTTTAACCTTCCTCCGACCATATCCCCGAACCCTTTATTCTCAGGACAAATCATCGATTTCATTTTGGCTCAAT ATGAACCTGTATTGGAGATGGTATTTTTCCGACCAACCCGGGAAATGCTCGACTTTGCACGACAAAAACTTATCGTGCGGTTACAAGAGTCCAACCTGACACATTGGTCAATGTACATCGGAGCGCGCATCTTTCAAGCGTTGATGAAATACGGGAAACGGGCTGATCTACGGTTTCTCGAGAAATGTGTGCAGAGAATGGGAGAacatgtttgttcccaaacTACGAGGGATGGGTCATTAACTGGAGCGTTACATGCCCTGTCTGGAGGACTAGAA TCGAAGCATTTACATCCACAAACTACGAACTCGGTCGGTTCGTATTCATCGACGCGGTCACATTTTATCCTCGGCGTTGCCCCCACGATCGCCTACGACACCACGATGCCTGTCGTTCGAACTCCAATCGAGTGCAACGGACTTCCGGGGTCTATACACCCTACCGAGTGGATGCATGGGTCTCCCATCGAGCTTACGGCGCTCATCATCAAAATTAGCCTCTGGCGGGCCAAGCACCCAGATATCCAATGCGCCCCCGAGTCGACCTGGAAACCGCTCGAGATTGAAGCGTGGGCCTGGGCACCGAGGGTCGCCAGCCCGGGCGCCCTCAACGAGCCGAATCAGATGGTAATCAGGATGGCTGTACAAGAAGGATGGCGCCACGCTGGATTGATTTACCTTTACATG GGAATGTGTGGATGTATGAGCGACGATCCGCGCGTCCAGGCCTCGGTTCGCCAAATCGTACAGCTGTTACAGATTCTCCAGCCCGATCTGACTACGAGGTCCCATTACTTCATTCCTTGCCTTATT GCTTCTATATGCACACCCTCTGAGAAACACCGCACAGAGCTGCGTAATGCGTTTGTCAAGGTCGAGGAGCACTTGCCTTGGCTCTTCCGAGCGCTCGATTACAGGAATCTGGTCGACCATTTATGGCACGGTGCTGCGGCAGGTGGGAAGCCTGTCAGGTGGGAGGATTATATTAACTCGAGGAGGGCAGTTATGCCTATTGATTAA
- a CDS encoding P-loop containing nucleoside triphosphate hydrolase protein → MITPQLRPLAPLSGSMTYQHVLEDSGPTDSHSDDYQSLLYAPFISAILSAARYRAKETRSTTRPTRAQRSINIWKVLRLGVCLILLFAIVMLGMAESCPNPDNAKPGATDQVASALAGHGIGKRKKRQHHTNLCLTKEQSTRLSLACFYSDLVRDWSEEDNARAQYGVGFAAAVVRQSKLIIVDETTTSIEYAPDTEFHASLRCALPNATILVITNTLRNIQGVDKVSCLVLEAGHPRRAWDSKRIIKSTWSVQEIVDVDDARDALYVAFTD, encoded by the exons ATGATTACACCGCAGCTGCGTCCTCTTGCGCCTCTATCTGGCAGCATGACCTACCAACATGTACTTGAGGATTCTGGTCCTACTGACTCCCACTCTGACGACTATCAATCACTTCTTTACGCACCCTTCATATCAGCCATCTTGTCTGCAGCC CGGTACCGTGCGAAAGAAACGCGGAGTACCACTCGTCCGACTCGCGCCCAGCGATCTATCAATATCTGGAAAGTGCTCCGACTTGGCGTTTGCTTGATACTATTATTTGCAATCGTGATGCTCGGAATGGCCGAATCTTGCCCCAACCCGGATAATGCTAAGCCGGGGGCAACGGATCAAGTGGCGAGCGCTCTCGCAGGACATGGAATCGGCAAACGCAAGAAACGACAGCACCACACCAATCTATGCTTAACCAAGGAACAGTCTACCCGGCTATCGCTCGCGTGTTTCTAT TCGGATTTGGTTAGAGATTGGTCTGAAGAGGATAACGCGCGTGCTCAGTATGGGGTAGGATTTGCTGCGGCAGTTGTGAG ACAGAGTAAGCTTATCATCGTGGACGAAACTACGACTTCGATTG AATACGCGCCTGACACGGAATTCCACGCATCTCTCCGTTGCGCACTTCCAAACGCAACCATCCTTGTGATCACGAACACGCTGAGGAACATCCAAGGCGTAGACAAGGTATCCT GTCTTGTCCTTGAAGCCGGACACCCTCGCCGAGCTTGGGACTCCAAGCGAATTATTAAATCGACATGGAGCGTTCAGGAAATTGTTGATGTGGATGATGCTCGAGATGCGCTTTACGTTGCGTTTACTGATTGA